The region AACCTGTGAAGAGGTTCTAATTTATTAAGCCAGTTGAAATGGCATGAGTGAAAATACTAAAGACTGATCTTCCCATGGTCTTcagctccgctgcctggattTTACTTTCAAATTGACTGAAACTTGCCTCTTGTCATTCATGGATTATTGGGATGTTGGCAGTGTCCTTTTCTGAAATTTGAAGAATGAATATGCTGATTCACATATATCTAAGTGTGTTGCTTTCTGGGGCTCGGGGTGGTAGATGAAGAGGAGAGGTGGGGCAGTCAAAGTTGACCTTTAGTTTGTCCTCTTTTTGCCTGGGATATTATGGTTCTTTATGAGGGAAGAAATTAATGAGTAGTTTGAAAATCCCAGTGGTACCATACCATTTTGAATTGGAGATACACTATTCTTTGTGTTGGAGTATTCGatcaccctgatctctctctctctcgctctctctctctcgctctgtctctcaTTGTTTCTAGCAGCACCTCAGCAAGTTATTGTTCCAGATTCTAAGCTGATACAGCATATGAATGCTTCAGGCATGGTAAGGCACCAGTGTGGCAATGTTGATGGGTTTCCAGTTGATTTTCTTCATGATACTGTTTTGATTGTGTAAGACCCTGTGTAACAGCTATGTAAAAAATCAAGAACAATACAAAATAGCTAAATTTTGAGGGAATGACTTTAAGGTTTTCAGCAATGAATCAAGGTAGGTTTTGATGAAAGGAAAGCAGACTTTTGCATTATGAGCTGTTGCTTCTTGTGTTTAGCATTGCCGTACTCACTAGACAGACATTCTTCCAGAAGAAGGAATTATCTTCAAATATCCCAGCCATCTTTCAGAGTGCCACCTTTGAGAGCGAGCCTGGAAACAGAATGGTCTAGGTCCAGGATGGAGGAGGTTTCACCTTGAGTGACTTTCCttcactttcctccttcccccttccccaaatgttccctgccctcaaaggagctTTCGACTACATTATAGTGAACCCCCCAAGGTCTCTGACAGAATATCCAAGAGCGGGGTTCTGCGGCTGTGGTTCTAGGTCCTCAAGCTTGAGGGACCATGTCAAATTCCCTCCTTTgtattccttcccagtgcttcgttgagctctgcacacagtaagtgcttaataccttcCTTTAATTTTCATCTTTTCTTCCCCCCGATGATCCCATTGCCAttgacaccaccaccctccccttgacccaagcccccagcctcgactattccttctctctgtgtgtctgtctttctctctctttacacccactcagtcaccaaatcctgtttgttctttcATGACAACCCCTGCAGaagccaccccttcttctccttccaaacaGCCACCATGTTGGGCCAGATGTTTTTTTGAATATCATAGTTTTGTGCAAAGCTTCCCCAACTCTGACAGCCGAACTCATGGTTTTGGGCCCAGAGGTGGTTGGGGGAGCGTCTTCCATTTAGTGTGGCTCTTAGGCAAAACGAAGGTTGCCGACCCTGACCTGAATCAAAACATTTCAGTCACCAGTCATTGTACATACATTTGATTGGTCTCAAAGGAGAATGTGTAACTGTTGCTCTTTGGGGAAAGCGGTTCTACTGTCTGTCTTCTGACCAGtcgtagtatttgagtgcttactgtgtacagagcactgacctcAGTGATAGGGCAATGGCTTTAAAGAATTCAAGCATGAACTGTTTTAGCAGCCTGTGTGAAACTCCACTTCCAAAAGGACAAGCAATTTTTACTATGAAGCTAAGCTTTTTCAGTGTGAATTCTATTACAGGTTATAGTTGATAGAACTAAATCAGTCTACCAGAAGAGGGAGACATGGTATCTTCTTAGGAAGAAAAGACAACCACTTCTTGTGAAGTTGAATTCAACTCTTTTTTTGAGCAGCTGAAAATCAAATTCAGTCCATGCACTCAGAAGTGTGGTGTGACCATGGAACTACCAGTTGAACTGTTAGGCATATCAGAGTAAGTTCCTTGATGGTGGATTGTGGATGGTgggtgtgtctgccaattctggtatattgtactctccgaagccaagagtacagtgctgtgtacgcattaagcgctcaatagctaccactgattgagactgaaatttttttttttagttcacaTCAAGTCTTTCAGCTTGCAAAAGGTGTGAAGAGGTAGGCCTGAGTATTAGTGTTatcaaaatgatttttaaaaagtcagatTTCAGTTTTTTCCCTTAAGGCACACCCTCACATTCACTGTCTTTGAATTACCCTGTAAATACTGGAATGAATTAGGCTCTAAGAGTGTTGGTAGAGAAGTGTATTTCAAGACCTTAACATAAAGAATCTTCATGTGTTGATTAAAATGTGGGAAATAGGGTGGCATAGGAGGGAGATCACTTGTcatcctgtctctgtctcatGTCCTCTTTTTTCCTGAGAAGGGGAAATGGACTGGGAACGTAAGTACCTTGTGTGCAGGGAGCATATTTTGTGCTTCCGTTAGACTTCctccagttcttagtgcagtatGTTGGCTTGGGGAAGAGCATTGCTAAAGTTGCACTTACCCCAGGCCTCTTTGGGCTGAGGTTCTCTGTAGGATAAGAATGGGTGGCCCCaactccccacttctctcccattcccttgttcCCCTAGGCACAATTCCCCGAAGTATGGAGGTTACCTGCAGCAGCGGGTCACTTCATTGTTCCAAGGAAGTACAAGAGTTTTATTCAGGAGTCTTTGGACCATGCAAGAACAGGAATGCATTCACTGTGGAATAGACTTTTCAAAAGACCATTTTTTCCACTGACTGACTTTTTATAATCATTTTTCTTGTTCTTAGAGGAGCCTTATCTGGTCCTTCTTACACTGTGTCTGTTGGAAATTCCCAGggagtaggaatcatgtctactaccaactctattatattgtattctccaaagcgcttagcacagtgctgtgtgcatagcaatAACCGATGAATACCGTGTAACAAAGCTTGCCTTTGAATGCTAAGCCAAATGTGGCGTTTCTCCTGTTGATCTGTTCTTAGTAGATTGGGTAGCTGCACAGATTCCATACCTTGGGAACTTAGTTGTTTCTGATGAGGGCTACAAGGACATATGCGTATTCACCTTCGTACCCACACAGGCATACCCTGTGGTACAGCTGGGTTGTGGTCCTTCAAAGTGTGATATCTTGGTTATGTTTTCCCAAAAACTTAAGCATTACCTCTGGAAAAGTAATGTACAATTCCTTCACTTGGTGTATACCTTAGTGGTAAACATCACCCAGTGGTAACATTATCATTGCAGTACCAGATGAGATGTTGTAATATCGTTAAGAGTCTTTTTTCAGGAGACTGCCAGTTGTAGACACTTGCCTCACTGACTGCAGAAGTGGTTTCATCTCTAAAGTTTAAAGACAGAGTTTAACTTAAGTTCAACAGCAACTTTCTGGTTTCTTTTCTaaagaacttttttttaatggtatttaagtgcttacttatgtgtcaggcactgttctaagtgctggggtagataaaaggtaatcaggttggatgtagtccatgtccgTCATGGgtattgcagtcttaatccccattttacagatgaggtaacaggcacaggaaagtggtttgcccaatttgtcacagcagaaaagtggcagaactgggaccagaactcaggtccttctaacttcgtAGGAGCCTGTTATCTGAGTACCTCTtcatgcctgtgagccccactattATCATATTTACCATTTCAACTGCTTTCTTGGAAACTAGTGCAAAACGTTTTACTTCTAAgatgcagtatggcatagtggaaagagcataggcctgggaatcagaggacctgagttctaaccagCTCTAACacctgtctgtcgtgtgacctttgggcaagtcacttcacttctttgtgcctcagttactttgtaaagtggggtttgactgtaagccccaacccgattatcttgtatatctacccctgcacttagtacctgGCAAGTAgagagtgcctaacaaataccattgaaaaaatagCTGGTAATGGAAAAAAGCTCAACATAATTTGTTTCAGTATCTTCTAATGACATTGGTTGGCCAAAGTTCTCTGAGGTCCTCGCTGAACTCAGATATGCCCATCACCCATTTTTAAGTTGCCCCTTCAGTTCAGGGTCTATTTGACACCCTGAAAATTGGACACTAACTGAGCACAGAAACTCCTAGTGAACCTTATGTCAATTACTCATTCTCAGTCCAGGTTGGTGGGCTGACAGAGAGGAGCAGAAAGGGACTTACCTGTAGCACTCAGCTAGAATGCTGGGAACAGATTTAGCATATCTTGTGAGGTTAGACGTCAGATCATACCAGTTGAATTGAGGGGCGGTTGTAATTTGGGCTCTGCCTTCGTGTATGTCTCCATTTATATGCCCACAGAGGGACCCCTTTCTTTTACATGTACAGTCTTGCAGGTGTGGATTGCTTGAATCTCCGTGTCTGGCGGTCCAAGAGAAGTCTAAATAGACTAAGCCAGTTGGTGTTTGGCCAGTTTGAGTTGTCCATGGATCCCGGGGTGGGGTGGAATGGTAATTTCCAAATTATAAACCATAGAGTTTTAAAAACTCTTTCCATGGGTAATGATTATTTTGCACTTTGATTTTCCTTGTTATGCATAACCTTGGCCTCATGTTTAAAGAAAATTTCAACACTTCCAATGATGCCCCAGGAAAATAACCAAGAAAAAATGATCAATGGGTTCTaaaaagtcaaaactccccctctAACCCTTACTAGGGCATTGAACATAATGCCACATATATCGGCATCCTTTGgggacattcagtcaatcagttgcatttattgagcccttaactgTGTTGAGAGAGTTGTAaaaaagcatttggaagagtccagtaaagttggtagactcaatccttGCCCTTGAGCCTATagtcaagcaggggagacagacattaaaattatggGTAGGGGAAAACAACAGGGAAAAAAATCTCGGTACATGAGGGCTGTAGTGTTggggtttaataatgatggcatttgttaagcgcttactatgtgcagagcactgttctaagcgctggaggggttacaaggtgatcaagttgtcccacgtggggctcacagtcttcatccccatttgacagatgaggtaactgaggctcagagaagttgtgacttgcccaaggtcacacagcagacatgtggtggagtcgggatttgaacccatgacctctgactccaaagcccgggctctttccactgagccacgctgcttctctagccacgctgcttctctagccacgggTTTGTGCTTAGGGGGCGTGAACTTTAACGAGTaagtgatgaagaagggaagcAGACGTGGTGAGTAGGTTGGGGATGTGAGAAGGGTTAGGGAAGCTTCATGGAGATTAGATTTCAgttggtctttgaagatggggagagtggtggtctgtcagatatgaaggcttTAGTAGAAAATTGTGAAGGTAAAAAATGTAAATTTTGGTAGTCGAAATACTTGAGAAATTCAAATCAGAGTAATTTCTTAGGATTGTCTTAattgtatatattttttaaaaccaTAGGATAAAGATCTGGAGAAGGGATTTCATTCTTATTTGCAGTTTGAACTTAACAAAAAGCAAAGTACCGACTTCACGGGCAGCACTTCTAGTTTGGCACGCTGAATCTCACCCCTGTAAGTAGTGTAGACATGAAGGGATTGTTTCATAGTTCAGGAAGAGTTGGAAGAAAATGTTAAAActaaatcaattgtatgtatataGGGGCCACTTCCTGTAACACCATTAGACTAAAGTTttgagatttcttttttttcttaccaTCTTCAAGAAAGGCGTCTTCAGCAATTGAAGATTAAGGATAAAGTAGTAACAATAAAAAGGtggttctttgttttgttttttgaagtAATGTATCATTATTGGCTAGAGAGCTAATGAAGTGGCTACTTAACCATGTGATTCTGATGCACCTTTACTGTCAGGATTTCTTCATGAATATTTGTCATCTTTGCATTTCgtcctcccttccctgtcacATCTGTccaactgttctccccatcttgagTGTGttactgaaatcccatctctggaACGCCTTTCCTTCCCCGAGtagttcctgctctttccaccctcTACCACCCCTACTGTCACCTGAGcgcttctgtgccacctaagctcGAGGGGTTACTCATattcctccactctccctcctttttttttttgtgtgtgtgtgtgtgtgtgtgtgtgtgtgtgtgtgtgtgtgttcgttccattccttccttcctctgcctgaAATCGATGGGAGCGTTTGTCTCTGCCTTGAGCAGGTGAGCTCCTTGACGGCACAGCTCTTGTCTAGTAATAccgttgggctctcccaagtctTTAATAAAGtgtactacacacagtaagtaggtCTTCAGTAAGTGGTTTGAATTGGTTGCACTATCACTTCGTTGTCAGATCTCCTCCCCCCAGATTGGAGGAAAATGAtgactcaaaaaatacgattcttTTTCAGAGTGCCGCAGCCACTGCAGCTACTTTGGCGCTGCCTGCCGGTGTTACTCCCGTTCAGCAGATACTGACTAATTCAGGTAATTCATTCACATAATTATGGAGAGGTTGTTGACGAGGAGGGGTCATGTGTGTGGTCACAGCTCCTCCACGAAGCAAAATAAAGTTGATTTGTTATGGGTTTGTTTTTTACCTTTCTGGGATTATCCTCATATTTTAATGAGAAGGTAATGTATGTGTTCAGTCCCCTGTAAAATACTGATTGCGTTTTGGCCATATTGCCAGGATAAGAACTGTTGTGTATTGTAAGAACtatgtattgttttctcccaagcacttagagtgttttgcccacaataagcactctgtaaatactacagattgaagaACTGAGGTGCCTTCCACTAATTAGCCTAAGGTGTCACCCAGGCAGATTTCCTTTGGAAACAGTAGACTAAGTAGCGTTAGTGCTTCAGAACAGtttgatgggagaggaggaatagaGAACTGTGAATGTTGATTTATGATGACCCGATACAGGATGTTTGAGGAACTCAGGCCCAAACATTACGTCAGTCATTTCAGTGGCCCAGAATCACTGTCATAAACTTTAATCCATGCAGAACTGTTTGATGTTCACAGGCCAGATCTTGCAAGTAGTTCGGACTGCCAACGGGGCTCAGTACATCATCCAGCCACAGCAGTCGGTGGTTCTGCAGCAGCAGGTCATTCCTCAGATGCAACCTGGTGGCGTGCAGGCTCccgtcatacagcaggtaaaagGTGGTGGGTCTGGCCCAATCTCTCTTCCCAGAGTTGAAAGCAATACAGAAACAGTTGGTCTTCCAGCAGACTCATCCTCCAAAACCTAGAGGTTAAGGATCTGAGTGGGGGTGGACGGTCAGTGtcgagttggagaagggggagccagatccCTAGCAGTTGGTGGCCGCTTAAGATACTTGTGGCAAATTAGGGGCGTTGGCCAAAGAGGGGTCATCAGCTGTATGccaaggggaggaaaagaaagcaaCGCAAAGTTGCCCACCTTTCCCGAAGTGTCGATGAAACACTAGCTGCAGTGACATCCAGGTTTCAGAATGTGTGCAGCAAGGTTGACTTGTGGTAAGCCATTTCCTTTTGTGTTAGGTTTTGGCCCCTATCCCTGGAGGGATTCCACCCCAGACAGGAGTGATCATCCAACCTCAACAGATCTTATTTACGGGAAACAAGACACAAGTGATCCCCACGACGGTGGCCGCTCCCACACCAGCCCAAGCACAGATCACCGCAACCGGCCAGCAGCAACCCCAACAGCAGCCCGCACAACCACAGGCTCCATTGGTGCTACAAGTAGATGGGGCTGGGGACACGTCCTCTGAagaagatgaggatgaggaggaagattatgatgatgatgaagaggaagacaaagaaaaagatgggggagaggatgggcaaGTTGAAGAGGTAAATCGCAGGATTTTGCGGTGGGGCGGTGGGGGAGCCTTAAGCCCTTCCAGTCACTTATGCTCATTATCAGAAGTTGTGCATGTTTCCttgattgtaattattattattaaaaatgataattatgataatagtaTAAGTGCTCACCCTTgccccaagcactgcactaagctctggggtaggcacaagataatcaagtaggacagtcccattccctctctcttccccctttttctttttttccccattaggTGCTCATTAtgtttcaagtactgttctaagctttggggtagatataggttaatcaggttggacacaggggctcacagtttaagtgggtgggaaaacaggcacttaatttccatcttacatttgagggatttgaggcactgaagttaaatgacttggccaggcTCACCcagcaggtgtgtggcagagcagggactagaaccctggtcgtctcgactcccatgtccatgctttttccactaggccagaccacctttccaatttttttttttttaactcttagATGTAAATACTTCTGTCTGTGtacctccatccctccttaaaGTGTAAGCTTCCTAGGATTgtttgccaagtgtttagtgtatTATTCTCAGTGAACCCTCAGTGAACAATATGCATAGTGCATGGGGGTTGCGATCTAAGGGCTAGCAAGAGTTGTTGTcatattcccagtttacagatgaggaaaccactgCCCAGTGAGTGAAGTGCAAATACcttgagatttgcccaaggtcagacagcagggcaatagcagagctggggtaagaacccatatcccctgcctcccatccccctgtTTTTCACAGTAGGCTGTAATTGCCTCTTTGCTTTGAAATGAGAAAATGACtgaaattttaattttattaGAAGACTTGTATAAGCTTGAAGGAAAGCGGGGTGGTTGCTTtttgatttttaaatggtatttaagtgcttactatgttccagacactatactaagcggtgaggtaggtacaagctgatcaggttgcacacagaccATGTTCTCCGTGGGGCGCaaggttttaatctccattttacagatgagataactaaggcacagagatgttaagtgacttaccgaaggtcacacaaaagacaagtgtcagagccaggattagaacccagatcctgtttcCTAGGACTGTGTTGTAACTGTTCGGCAACACTGCATCTGAATTTcagtggtggtttttttttttaattttttgagtAAATTCAGTTTGGGTATAATCAAATATCTATCACCTGCCTCTTGAAGCAGCATATAATAGTGTTTTCTAGCTCAAtcgtcaatcggtggtatttattaattggttactatgtgcatggcactgtgctaagcatttagcacTCTACTTAAGTGCATCTAAAGTGTGGGTCAGTGTGGGACAAACTTTTACAGGATAAATATTAAATCttaatccttgagaagcagtatggcctagtggatagagcatgagcctgggagtcagaaggacttggattttaatcccagtcctgccactggtctgctgtgagaccttgggcaagtcacttaacttctttgggcctcagttgcctcatttttaaaatgtagattaagactgtgagccccatgtgggacatggattatttccatcctgactatcttgtatctacccaagtgcttagtacagtgcctggcacatagtaagcacttaagtaccattaagaaaaaaatccaTCTATCAGATTTGAGTGGAGAAAGTGGAGTCCCCGAAATGGCAAAAGCTTGGAGGTGAAGAGTTGAATCAATATTGCAAATTAATTTCTGAATAAATCCCCAGTAGGTCCTGTTGTAACAGACTGATGTAGTCCATTCCTCGACtgatcacatttatttatttatgcttcgGTTGTCATTTCCGAAGAGCTCACTCTTTTATCTCACTTTGCCAAATCAGTTCAGTCTAATCCTCCGAATGACTCCCAATGACTTGCTGAAGATCTCAATGTGGGTAAAGCCCACCCTCCatcttccctctttttctcccctctcctaggAATTaacattttttcttctttttcccttgGCACACAATGTAATTCTTCAGTCAAATGTTTTATATTTACAAAATACTTGGCAATAAGATAATTTTCACAGTCTTTTGGGTGTTACCAGTAGTAATATTTCCTTTTCTGTGGTACATAAAAGGTTGTGACATCAGGATACTAAGTTTTGGCCTAGCCAAGACTGTAATTTAGTCCTTCTTTAGTCCtgcattctttctttctccacttCTAGCATGTTGAATAATTTTATAATTTCTTTCTTCAGATCTCTAAAATATTACACTAATACTCTTTCCAAAGCATAAACAAATGCTTCATCTTTCACCTGGATTTGTGCCATCCCTTATGGTTCTCTCTGAATCTGGCCTTCTCTATCCCCTTATTCAGAATGCTTGTTTCCTCAGAATTATTCCCTTACCCATCAGTCACACCAAATGTATCATCACACTGTTCCAGCCTCAAGCTTGAGAGGCTACCCAGAGCTGCTTATTGCCGGGCTTTCTTATTGCTCAGGAAATCACGTCAAACTGATCACCATCCGGTCCCACCTTCAAGCTCTGAAGACCATCTTCAGACAGCTTCTTAGCTCTGGGATTTCTTATTACCTTGCTGCCATTGCCTTCTGTCAGGCGAGctgttgctttaaaaaaaaatgcttgggtATCTGCATTTAAGCAATAGGGACACTTCAGGTAGTTCAATGATCATCATAcactgtctccattcattcattcaatcgtatttattgagcacttactgtgtgcagagcaccgtactaagcgcttgggaaataccagttggcaacatatagagacggtccctacccaacaacgggctcgcagtctagagggaggagacagacaacaaaacaaaatatgtggacaggtgtcaagtcatcagaataaatagaaataaagctaggtgcacattattaacaaaataaatatgtacaagtaaaatagagtaataagtctgtacaaacatacacaggtgctgtggggaggggaaggaggtagggctgggggaattggggaggaggagaggaaaaaggaggctcagtctgggaaggcctccttgaggaggtgagctctcagtagggctttgaagggaggaagagagctagcttggtggatatgcagagggagggcattccaggccaggggggaggacgtgggccaggggtcgacagcgggacaggcaagaatgaggtacagtgaggaggttagcggcagaggagcagaggctgtgggctgggctgtagaaggag is a window of Tachyglossus aculeatus isolate mTacAcu1 chromosome 1, mTacAcu1.pri, whole genome shotgun sequence DNA encoding:
- the GTF2A1 gene encoding transcription initiation factor IIA subunit 1 isoform X1, whose translation is MLFVSGGQQTSGFVPKLYRSVIEDVINDVREVFLDDGVDEQVLLELKTLWENKLMQSKAVDGFHSEEQQLLLQVQQQQQQQQQQQQHHHHHHHQQAQPQQTVQPQSQTQQVLIPASQQAAPQQVIVPDSKLIQHMNASGMSAAATAATLALPAGVTPVQQILTNSGQILQVVRTANGAQYIIQPQQSVVLQQQVIPQMQPGGVQAPVIQQVLAPIPGGIPPQTGVIIQPQQILFTGNKTQVIPTTVAAPTPAQAQITATGQQQPQQQPAQPQAPLVLQVDGAGDTSSEEDEDEEEDYDDDEEEDKEKDGGEDGQVEEEPLNSEDDVSDEEGQELFDTENVVVCQYDKIHRSKNKWKFHLKDGIMNLNGRDYVFSKAIGDAEW
- the GTF2A1 gene encoding transcription initiation factor IIA subunit 1 isoform X3; its protein translation is MANSANTNPVPKLYRSVIEDVINDVREVFLDDGVDEQVLLELKTLWENKLMQSKAVDGFHSEEQQLLLQVQQQQQQQQQQQQHHHHHHHQQAQPQQTVQPQSQTQQVLIPASQQAAPQQVIVPDSKLIQHMNASGMSAAATAATLALPAGVTPVQQILTNSGQILQVVRTANGAQYIIQPQQSVVLQQQVIPQMQPGGVQAPVIQQVLAPIPGGIPPQTGVIIQPQQILFTGNKTQVIPTTVAAPTPAQAQITATGQQQPQQQPAQPQAPLVLQVDGAGDTSSEEDEDEEEDYDDDEEEDKEKDGGEDGQVEEEPLNSEDDVSDEEGQELFDTENVVVCQYDKIHRSKNKWKFHLKDGIMNLNGRDYVFSKAIGDAEW
- the GTF2A1 gene encoding transcription initiation factor IIA subunit 1 isoform X2 encodes the protein MLFVSGGQQTSGFVPKLYRSVIEDVINDVREVFLDDGVDEQVLLELKTLWENKLMQSKAVDGFHSEEQQLLLQVQQQQQQQQQQQQHHHHHHHQQAQPQQTVQPQSQTQQVLIPASQQAPQQVIVPDSKLIQHMNASGMSAAATAATLALPAGVTPVQQILTNSGQILQVVRTANGAQYIIQPQQSVVLQQQVIPQMQPGGVQAPVIQQVLAPIPGGIPPQTGVIIQPQQILFTGNKTQVIPTTVAAPTPAQAQITATGQQQPQQQPAQPQAPLVLQVDGAGDTSSEEDEDEEEDYDDDEEEDKEKDGGEDGQVEEEPLNSEDDVSDEEGQELFDTENVVVCQYDKIHRSKNKWKFHLKDGIMNLNGRDYVFSKAIGDAEW